CTGATCCGGGAGATTCTCCAGCGGTACGTCGCTGGCGGCGGGACGGTCGTCTTCTCCAGCCACGTCATGGAGGTGGTGCAGCGCCTCTGCTCGCACGTGGCGATCCTCGCCGAGGGCACCATCAAGCGGGTCGGCACCCTGGAGCAGGTACGCGGCGAGCGCTCCCTGGAGGAGGTCTTCGTCGAGGTGGTCGGCGGGCGTACGGCCACCGGTGAGGAGCTGGCGTGGCTGTCCCAGTGAGCGGCCCGGCGACCGGCGGACCGGTGAGCAGCGGACCGGCGACCGGCGGCCCAGCGAGCGGCGGCCCAGCGAGCGGCGGACCGGCGACCGGCGGACCGGCGAGCAGCGGACCGGCGACCGGCGGCCCAGCGGGCGGCGGAGCGGTGAGCGGCCCGGTGAGCCGTCCGACGGCTGGGGTGCGGCGGGTGTCGGCGTGGCACTTCGTCCGGCTCAAGCTGCGGGTGATGGGCAACAACTTCCGAGGTCAGGGCTGGCGGGTGGCGCTCTTCCTGATCGGGTCGTTGATCGGGCTCTGGTTCGCGGTCGGCGCTTTCTTCGGCCTGGCGGCCCCCGGGCTGGCCGGCGAGGACCGGTACGCGATGCTGGTCGCCGCGTTCGCCGGTGGGCTGACCGTACTCGGCTGGCTGCTGCTGCCGCTTGTCTTCTTCGGCGTGGACGAGACGCTCGATCCGGCCCGCTTCGCGCTGCTGCCGCTGTCCCGGCGCACCCTGGTCACCGGGCTGTTCGCGGCGGCGCTGGTGAGCGTACCCACGATCGCCGTGCTGGTGGCGCTCTCCGGCCTGGTCGTCACGGCCGGTGCCTTCGGTGGCTGGTCCGCCGCCGTGGTCGCGGCGGTCGGGGTGGTCTGCGGGCTGCTGCTCTGCGTGGCCGCAGCGCGGGCGGTGACCAGCGCCTTCGCCACCATGCTCCGCTCCCGGCGGGTACGTGACCTGGCTGCCGTGCTGCTCGCGGTGGCCGCCGCGCTGCTCGGGCCGTTGCAGCTCGCCGGGATCGCCGCGATCCAGGACGTCAACTGGGACCGGCTGGCCGGAGTGGCGACCGTGATCGGTTGGACACCGTTCGGCGCACCGTGGACGGCCGGCATCGACGTGGCCCAGGGCCGGGTCTGGGCCGCGCCGCTGAAGCTGTTGATCACCGTGGTCACCATCGTCGCGCTGCTGGCCTGGTGGTCGCGTTCGCTGGAGTCGGCGATGGTGGGTGCGGCGAGTGGCGGGCCGGCCCAGGCCAAGGCGTCGGTGACCGGCGGAGTGGTGGCTCAACTCTTTCCCCGCGCCACCGGTTGGCTGCGCCGGGACCGGTTCGGTGGGCTGGTCGCGCGGGAGGCCCGCTACTGGTGGCGCGATGCCCGGCGGCGGGCCAACCTGATCACCATCGCGGTGGTCGGCCTCTTCGTGCCGGTGATGGTCAACTTTGGCGGGCAGGGCTTCGGCCTCGACAGCGAGGAGGGCTTCAGCCTCGCCGGTGACACGTCACCGGTGTTGGTCAGCCTCTCCATGGTCTTCGTCGGCCTGCTCGCCGCGGTGACGCTGGCCAACCAGTTCGGCTTCGACGGCAGCGCGTACGCCGCGAACGTGGTGGCCGGGGTGCCCGGCCGGGTCGAGCTGCGGGCCCGGATCACCGCCTTCTCGCTGTACGTACTGCCCATGCTGGCGGTGATCGCCGTGGTGCTCGGCGTGGTGCTCGGCGAACCGGCCTGGATCGGATTCATGGCGGGCACGCTTGTCGCCACCTACGGCGCAGGTCTGGCGGTCAACTCCTTCGTGTCGGTGCTCGGCGCCTACTCGCTGCCGGAGACGAGCAACCCGTTCGCGATGAACACCGGCGCCGGGATGGTCAAGAGCCTGCTGACGCTGCTGGCCATGGTCGCCACCGGCGCGATCGCCGTACCGCTGGTGCTCGCCGCCGCGCTGCTCGGTGACCTCTGGCTCTGGCTGGGCCTCCCGCTCGGTGTCGCGTACGGCGTCGGCGCGGCACTGCTCGGCGCGTACCTGGCCGGCGACGCACTGGACCGCCGCCAACCCGAACTGCTGGCGATGGTCACCCCACGCCGCTGATCTCCTGACCCGGTCACCTGGTTCCCGCGGTCAT
This DNA window, taken from Micromonospora sp. FIMYZ51, encodes the following:
- a CDS encoding ABC transporter permease; its protein translation is MSGPVSRPTAGVRRVSAWHFVRLKLRVMGNNFRGQGWRVALFLIGSLIGLWFAVGAFFGLAAPGLAGEDRYAMLVAAFAGGLTVLGWLLLPLVFFGVDETLDPARFALLPLSRRTLVTGLFAAALVSVPTIAVLVALSGLVVTAGAFGGWSAAVVAAVGVVCGLLLCVAAARAVTSAFATMLRSRRVRDLAAVLLAVAAALLGPLQLAGIAAIQDVNWDRLAGVATVIGWTPFGAPWTAGIDVAQGRVWAAPLKLLITVVTIVALLAWWSRSLESAMVGAASGGPAQAKASVTGGVVAQLFPRATGWLRRDRFGGLVAREARYWWRDARRRANLITIAVVGLFVPVMVNFGGQGFGLDSEEGFSLAGDTSPVLVSLSMVFVGLLAAVTLANQFGFDGSAYAANVVAGVPGRVELRARITAFSLYVLPMLAVIAVVLGVVLGEPAWIGFMAGTLVATYGAGLAVNSFVSVLGAYSLPETSNPFAMNTGAGMVKSLLTLLAMVATGAIAVPLVLAAALLGDLWLWLGLPLGVAYGVGAALLGAYLAGDALDRRQPELLAMVTPRR